In Kitasatospora viridis, one DNA window encodes the following:
- a CDS encoding class I SAM-dependent methyltransferase: protein MAARTAGPPATPARAPGGGTPTVNPSAPPARIGTVQGIDPTRWPDVARVPNVPARAAVAERLLRYVARHRGLRIELPGGRALVPGPAGAPVLRLRRPRDFLHRIGAFGLIGFGESYQAGDWDTPDPVGLLTALAADPDKLVPVGARWLRRLHDRHRPAAELGTVANAPGNVQRHYDLSNDLFALFLDPTLSYSSAVFRTGPGGRPVADWAALPAAQHRKIDQLLDLARVGVGSQVLEIGTGWGELAIRAAARGARVVSLTLSEEQLALARRRIAEAGLAHRAEVRLCDYRAAEGRYDAVVSVEMIEAVGRAFWPTYFRCLERVLAPGGRIALQAITMPHARMLATAEKYTWIIKYVFPGGLIPSIRAIDEGAAGAGLRMAMYQGYGAHYAETLRLWRERFLERQAEIDELGFDQVFRRMWELYLAYSEAGFRTGYLDVKQLLLTRAGVTP from the coding sequence GTGGCTGCGCGGACTGCCGGTCCACCCGCGACCCCAGCACGCGCCCCAGGAGGAGGCACCCCGACCGTGAACCCTTCCGCACCGCCCGCCCGCATCGGCACCGTCCAGGGCATCGACCCGACCCGGTGGCCCGACGTCGCCCGGGTGCCCAACGTCCCCGCCAGGGCGGCCGTCGCCGAACGGCTGCTGCGGTACGTCGCCCGCCACCGGGGCCTGCGGATCGAACTGCCCGGCGGCCGGGCCCTGGTGCCGGGCCCGGCCGGCGCACCCGTGCTGCGGCTGCGCCGACCCCGGGACTTCCTGCACCGGATCGGCGCCTTCGGACTCATCGGCTTCGGCGAGTCCTACCAGGCCGGCGACTGGGACACCCCCGACCCGGTCGGCCTGCTGACCGCGCTGGCCGCCGACCCCGACAAGCTGGTCCCGGTCGGCGCCCGCTGGCTGCGCCGCCTGCACGACCGCCACCGGCCCGCCGCCGAACTCGGCACCGTGGCCAACGCCCCCGGCAACGTGCAGCGCCACTACGACCTGTCCAACGACCTGTTCGCGCTCTTCCTCGACCCGACCCTGAGCTACTCCTCCGCCGTCTTCCGCACCGGCCCGGGCGGCCGCCCGGTGGCCGACTGGGCCGCGCTGCCCGCCGCCCAGCACCGCAAGATCGACCAACTGCTCGACCTGGCCCGGGTCGGCGTCGGCTCTCAGGTGCTGGAGATCGGCACCGGCTGGGGCGAGTTGGCGATCCGCGCCGCCGCCCGGGGTGCCCGGGTGGTCAGCCTCACCCTCTCCGAGGAGCAACTCGCCCTCGCCCGGCGGCGGATCGCCGAGGCCGGCCTGGCCCACCGGGCCGAGGTGCGGCTGTGCGACTACCGGGCCGCCGAGGGACGCTACGACGCCGTGGTCAGCGTCGAGATGATCGAGGCCGTCGGCCGCGCGTTCTGGCCCACCTACTTCCGCTGCCTGGAACGCGTGCTCGCGCCCGGCGGCCGGATCGCGCTGCAGGCCATCACCATGCCGCACGCGCGGATGCTCGCCACCGCGGAGAAGTACACCTGGATCATCAAGTACGTCTTCCCGGGCGGCCTGATCCCCTCGATCCGGGCGATCGACGAGGGCGCCGCCGGCGCCGGCCTGCGGATGGCCATGTACCAGGGCTACGGCGCGCACTACGCCGAGACGCTCCGGCTGTGGCGCGAACGCTTCCTCGAACGGCAGGCGGAGATCGACGAGTTGGGCTTCGACCAGGTGTTCCGCCGGATGTGGGAGCTCTACCTGGCCTACTCCGAGGCCGGGTTCCGCACCGGCTACCTGGACGTCAAGCAACTCCTGCTGACCCGAGCCGGGGTGACCCCGTGA
- a CDS encoding DUF1295 domain-containing protein, producing the protein MNGAAFGVNLLAAAAAALLVLLAAFAVGVRTGRHRVVDVAWGAAFAAVALTGYGLSASGGYGDATRRLLVTVLVVAWGLRLAVHIGRRSRGAPEDPRYARMLARAPAGPARTRYALRKVYLLQAVLVWFVSLPVQAAAYLTASPGPLLGVGVALWCLGLFFEAVGDRQLARFKADPANRGAIMDRGLWSWTRHPNYFGDACVWWGLFLLGADSPLGWAFLPAPLLMTWLLAFGSGRPLLERRMAATRPDWAAYAARTSSFLPRPPRRG; encoded by the coding sequence GTGAACGGCGCGGCCTTCGGGGTCAACCTGCTGGCCGCCGCCGCGGCCGCGCTGCTGGTCCTGCTCGCCGCCTTCGCGGTCGGCGTGCGCACCGGGCGGCACCGGGTGGTCGACGTCGCGTGGGGCGCCGCCTTCGCCGCCGTCGCGCTGACCGGCTACGGGCTCTCCGCGTCCGGCGGCTACGGCGACGCCACCCGCCGGCTGCTGGTGACCGTGCTGGTGGTCGCCTGGGGCCTGCGGCTCGCGGTGCACATCGGGCGCCGCTCGCGCGGCGCCCCCGAGGACCCGCGGTACGCCCGGATGCTCGCCCGCGCACCGGCCGGCCCGGCCCGCACCCGGTACGCGCTGCGCAAGGTGTACCTGCTCCAGGCGGTGCTGGTCTGGTTCGTCTCGCTGCCGGTGCAGGCCGCCGCCTACCTGACCGCCTCGCCCGGCCCGCTGCTGGGGGTGGGCGTGGCCCTGTGGTGCCTCGGGCTCTTCTTCGAGGCGGTCGGGGACCGGCAGCTGGCCCGCTTCAAGGCCGACCCGGCCAACCGGGGCGCGATCATGGACCGCGGCCTGTGGAGCTGGACCAGGCACCCCAACTACTTCGGCGACGCCTGCGTCTGGTGGGGCCTCTTCCTGCTCGGCGCCGACTCGCCGCTGGGTTGGGCGTTCCTGCCCGCCCCGCTGCTGATGACCTGGCTGCTCGCCTTCGGCAGCGGCCGCCCCCTACTGGAGCGCCGAATGGCCGCCACCCGCCCCGACTGGGCCGCCTACGCCGCCCGCACCAGCTCCTTCCTGCCCCGCCCGCCGCGCCGGGGGTGA
- a CDS encoding SAM-dependent methyltransferase, whose protein sequence is MSAAAELLRAPLTGLLGSPLPVRVRCWDGSALGPEDAPTVVLRHRRALRRLLWQPGELGLADAYITGELDVEGELRSGLRAVRRALEQRAPQRPAPRDWPRLLARAARLGALGPRPAPPAGRAAVHGAPHTRARDRAVISHHYDLSNEFYALLLGPEMAYSCGYWTGEGEDLAEAQRAKADLVCRKLGLRPGTRLLDLGCGWGGLARHAALRYGARVTAVTLSERQHAYATRLMADAGVADRVEVLRRDYRELHGGADGGYDAISCIEMGEHVGAEQYPAFATRLFELLRPGGRLLVQQMSRAAGTRPGGGAFIETYIAPDMHMRPVGETVALLERAGLEVRAVEAMREHYARTIDAWHATLESRRTEFEVLVGAATVRLWRLYTVGSSLAFAEGRMGVDQILAVRNGTVRNGTDREGDAR, encoded by the coding sequence GTGAGCGCCGCCGCCGAGCTGTTGCGGGCACCCCTGACCGGCCTGCTCGGCAGCCCGCTGCCAGTCCGGGTGCGCTGCTGGGACGGCTCCGCGCTCGGCCCCGAGGACGCCCCGACCGTCGTGCTGCGCCACCGCCGGGCACTGCGCCGGCTGCTCTGGCAGCCGGGCGAACTCGGCCTCGCCGACGCCTACATCACCGGGGAGCTCGACGTCGAGGGCGAACTGCGGAGCGGACTGAGGGCGGTGCGGCGGGCCCTGGAGCAGCGCGCGCCGCAGCGGCCCGCCCCGCGCGACTGGCCCCGGCTGCTCGCCCGCGCCGCCAGGCTGGGAGCGCTCGGCCCCCGACCGGCACCGCCCGCCGGCCGGGCCGCCGTGCACGGCGCCCCGCACACCCGGGCCCGGGACCGGGCGGTGATCAGCCACCACTACGACCTCTCCAACGAGTTCTACGCCCTGCTGCTCGGCCCCGAGATGGCCTACTCCTGCGGCTACTGGACCGGGGAGGGCGAGGATCTGGCCGAGGCGCAGCGGGCCAAGGCCGACCTGGTCTGCCGCAAGCTCGGCCTGCGCCCCGGCACGCGGCTGCTGGACCTCGGCTGCGGCTGGGGCGGGCTCGCCCGGCACGCGGCGCTGCGGTACGGGGCGCGGGTGACGGCGGTGACCCTGTCGGAACGTCAGCACGCCTACGCCACCCGGCTGATGGCGGACGCCGGGGTCGCGGACCGGGTGGAGGTGCTGCGCCGCGACTACCGCGAGCTGCACGGGGGAGCGGACGGCGGCTACGACGCGATCAGCTGCATCGAGATGGGCGAACACGTCGGGGCCGAGCAGTACCCGGCCTTCGCCACCCGGCTGTTCGAGCTGCTGCGCCCCGGCGGGCGGCTGCTGGTCCAGCAGATGTCCAGGGCGGCCGGCACCCGGCCGGGCGGCGGCGCGTTCATCGAGACCTACATCGCCCCCGACATGCACATGCGGCCGGTCGGCGAGACCGTCGCCCTGCTGGAGCGCGCCGGCCTGGAGGTCCGCGCGGTCGAGGCGATGCGCGAGCACTACGCCCGCACCATCGACGCCTGGCACGCCACCCTGGAGAGCCGCCGGACCGAGTTCGAGGTGCTGGTCGGGGCGGCGACCGTGCGGCTGTGGCGGCTGTACACGGTCGGCAGCTCGCTGGCCTTCGCCGAGGGCAGGATGGGCGTCGACCAGATCCTGGCGGTGCGGAACGGGACGGTCCGGAACGGGACGGACCGGGAGGGGGATGCGCGGTGA
- a CDS encoding IS3 family transposase, with protein MAVADPAALVGAISDQRAEHGVPHTASCRALGVSEAWYYKWRRRPAEPTDREVRRARLEERITHFFCRSGDTYGSPRITFDLWAEGWKVSVNTVAEIMAELGLQARKPPRRHRSLTRQGKRRGATSADSHGFAGSHRSDAHSDR; from the coding sequence GTGGCTGTGGCGGACCCGGCGGCACTCGTCGGCGCGATCAGCGACCAGAGGGCCGAGCACGGCGTCCCACACACCGCCTCCTGCCGTGCACTCGGCGTGTCCGAGGCGTGGTACTACAAGTGGCGCCGCAGACCCGCCGAGCCCACGGATCGCGAAGTCAGGCGCGCGCGACTGGAGGAGAGGATCACGCACTTCTTCTGCCGGTCGGGCGACACCTACGGCTCGCCGAGGATCACGTTCGACCTGTGGGCCGAGGGCTGGAAAGTCTCGGTGAACACGGTCGCCGAGATCATGGCCGAGCTCGGGCTCCAGGCCCGCAAGCCGCCGCGTAGGCACCGCTCGCTGACCCGGCAGGGCAAACGCAGAGGAGCCACGTCTGCCGACAGCCACGGATTCGCGGGCAGCCACAGATCCGATGCTCACTCAGATAGGTGA